The uncultured Roseibium sp. DNA segment AGCCATGGCATGACGACGGAGAGGGACACTGAAATGCAAAGGTCTCGACAAAATCCACAGCAGTGCTTCATGCAAGGGCGTCATCCCGGCCGCAGCGAAGCGGAGAGCCGGGACCCACTCGCGGAACCACCTGCCGCGGTTTCAATCGGGTGCACGACCGCTCTGGAAGCGAGTGGGCCTCGGGTCTCACTGCGTTCGCCCGGGGTGACGGCTTGAGATTTGTCACGGCCTTGCGCACCGAACGACGCTATGAAGCGCACATGTTTTCGCGAGACAGCAACGGGATCAGGATCGAAGCCATGACCGAACAGATCGCCAAAACCAAAGCCCCGCAACTGCCCTTCCCGGCAGATCTCTCCGGCCTTCCAGAAGCACAACTGGAAGCCATGCACGATGCGGCGGCGATCGTGCTCGACTGCGAGCGGGAGCTTGCGCAATCGGGCTCCAGCGTGGTCATGGAAGTGCTGCGCGACCAGGGCGATTTCCTGATCTGGGAGCGTTACCCGAAGGGCGACCTGTTCGATCTGAAAAACCACAGCCACTATTTCTATCACGCCCATGTGGCCGACGAGATGGCCGACGGCGAGAACGGCCACTTCCACCTGTTCGTGCGCCCGGCAGAGATCGCGCCCGACCTGGAACCGTGGCGACTCCCCGGAGCCGTCGTCCCGGAAGATCCGGCCGCCCGCTTCGCCCATATCGGTGCAGTCAGCGTCGACAATCAGGGCCGACTGATCCGGATCTTCACCACCAACCGCAGGGTCACCAACGAGACGCTTTACCGGGCAGACGACATGATCGCCCTGCTCGATCATTTCGCTATCGAACTCGACACACCGAGTAAGTCGGTGAACCGGTGGCTGACGAATCTCATCCCCCTCTACCGCCCGCAACTGGAAGCGCTGTTAAGGGCTCGCGACGCCACGCTGGAGGCCTTCGTGCGGGAGCATCCGGCATCAGAAGTTCTTGAGGACCGGTTCTTGCAGAACACCAGCGAGGTGTTCGTCGATACGGTGACGCAGATCGAGGCGATTGAAGAGGCTCTCGGGGTTGATGAATAACGCCGCTGGTTCGAATCCACCCTGCAGACGGTGGATTTTCAACGCATTTTGAACAATCTGAAATTACATATCGTACATTATACGAAACCGGGTCCAGAGAGTGGGCGAGATCCCTAATAATCAGGAGCGCGCCTCAACTAACTACGTGCATCCCGAAGCGGACTTTTGACTTAACAGATGCGATTGTCTGCAAAGCCGACCTTCCGGTCATTCGCCGCACGAGCATGAGAAACGCAGCGTCCAACAGCAAGGCGACGGGGCCGCCGCTCACATAGGTAACTGATGCCGCAAATGAATGAGGGGATAAGGCCTTCCCTGCCCATCATGGGAAGACGTTCCCGTGCGGACGAAACCGACATGCTCATAGAACGCGAGCGCCTCTGGGTTTTGCTCATTCACATCGGTTGTCAGCTCAGGATGGGCCGCGATGGCTCGCGATATGAAGGCTTTGCCGATCCCTTTTCCATGTTGATCCGGGTCGATAAACAGTGCCTCCAGATGACCGTCATGCAGAAACATGAAACCCTGCGGCGTGCCTGCGGCATCGACTGAAAGTTGCAGGCTCACCTGTGGGAAGAACTCCATAAGCTCGGCCTCAATGGCCGACTTGTCGACGGGCGCAAGGAAGTGATGAGTGGCGTCGACCGCCCGACGCCATATCTCCATGACGCGCGGCAAGTCCTGATCTGTTGAAGGTCTGAAAGTAAGCATGGTGCTCGTTAACATAACCGTCCCACTGTCCGCAAAGGGCTCAAACTGGATATTCGCTGCAGTTCGAACGAACGACTGCTTTGAATCCCTCGTGATCCGGGGAGTTCCCTAAACGGCCTTACCCGAAAGCCCAAAAAACCTCACTCCCCCTCCCCGATCTCCCGCAAAATCTCCGCCGTATGCTCGCCCAGCGCGGGGGCCGCATGCTCCAGCACCAGTTCGCTGTCGGAGAAGGTGATCGGGGTGCGGACCGAGGGGATGGTGCCGCCCTTGACGCCCGTGGCGGGCAGGTCGACCTTCATGTGGCGGTGGGCGATCTGGGGGTCGGTGAAGACGTCGGCGACGGAGTTGATCGGGCCGGCGGGGACACCCTTTTCTTCCAGCGCCTTCAGGAAGGCGTCGCGGGTGAACTTGGCGATTTCGGCTTCCAGGACCGGCACCAGCTCCGCACGATTGGCGACGCGGGCGGCGTTGGTGGCGTAGGCGGGGTTTTCGCCAAGTTCCGGCCTTCCCAGAATGGCGCAGAGCTTCTTGAACTGGCCGTCGTTGCCCACGGCGAGGATCATGTGGCCGTCGCTGACGGCGAAGACCTGATAGGGCACAATGTTCGGGTGGGCGTTGCCGAGGCGCTTCGGTGAATTGCCGGAGACGAAATAGTTGAGCGCCTGGTTGGCGAGCACGCCGGTGAGGCTGTCGAGCAGGGCCATGTCGACATGCTCGCCCTTCCCCGTCTCGTCGCGCCGTCTCAAGGCGGCCATGATGCCGATTACGCCGTAGAGGCCGGTGAAAATGTCGGCGAAGGCGACGCCGACCTTCTGCGGTTCGCCGTCCGGGTCCCCGGTCAGGTCCATGATGCCGCCCATGCCCTGGATCATGAAGTCGTAGCCGGCCCGGTGGGCATAAGGCCCGTCCTGACCGAAACCGGTGACGGAGCAATAGATCAGGCGCGGGTTGATCTTTTTCAGGCTGTCGTAATCGAGGCCGTATTTGGCAAGCCCGCCAACCTTGAAATTCTCCACCAGGATATCGGCGCCTTCGACCAGCTTGCGCGCGATGCGCTGGCCTTCCTCGGTGCGGAAATCGACGGTGATCGAGCGCTTGCCCCGGTTGCAGGCATGAAAATAGGCGGCATCGAGCTGCTCGCCGTTCTCTCCCTCCACGAAGGGCGGGCCCCAGGCGCGGGTGTCGTCGCCCTGCGGCGCCTCCACCTTGATGACGTCGGCACCGAGGTCGGCCAGGGTCTGGCCGATCCACGGGCCCGCCAGAATGCGGGCGAATTCGACGACCTTCACGCCGTGAAGCGGGGCTGCCATGCGATTTTCTCCTGAATGTGAGGCGCGACTGAAGCGTGTCAGTCGACCTTGCGATAGATGTGATAGCGGCCGGGGCGGATGCCCTCCGGCAGATCGAGTTCCCGGAAATCCTTCAGATCCAGCGCCAGACCGGACAGCACGTAGCCGCCGGCCCTGGTGTGGATACTCACGAGCGGCGACAGCCAGGAAGACGTGGCGAGGTCGGTGGTCGGATCGCCGGAGCCGATATCCGCATGGATGAGCGCCGCCTGGGAACCGATGCGCGGCCCGCAGAAGGCAAGCGTATCCCGGATTTCCCCAAAGATCATGTGATCGCCGTCGGGAATGCAGCTTGGATGGCAGGACAGGTCCCGGTCGAACACGAAGATTTCCCGGTCGGGCAGACATTCGCGCAGGTGATCGTAGGTCCGACCGTTGCCGAGACCGAGTTCCAGGACCGGCCCCTCCAGATCGCCGAGACGCCCGGCAACGTCCTCAAGCAGCGCTTTCTGGGCGGTCAGACGGCGGATGAAGCTGTCGAGGCGGCTCATGGGCAAATCCCTGCTGTTCGGTCGGGCCTGAGGTAAGGTGAGAGGTGTCTCATAGCCCGGCAAGGCAGCCGCGTCAAAAATTCCGATTCACATCCGTCTCGGTGCGGGAAAAATGCACCGCAAGGCCGTCATTCCACACTCATCTGGTCGTTGGCACAACGGAAGCCGATCCGGCATTGCGGCTTGTCCCGTGTCTTGCCGAAGAATGCCTTTATGATCTGCATGCGGTCGCAATGACTGCCGTCCGCCACGATCCGGGCAGAGGTCTGCGGCCCCGTGTTGGCAACGACCGCGCCCTGTTTCTTCACAAAGGCCTGCGCCTCGGAGCAGGTCATGGTGTAGAGGCTCGGACGGGCCTGGGCCACGCCGGCACTCAGCAAAACCAGCCCGACGATGAGGGCACTACGGGCTGTCATGTGAACTTTCCGGCGCATGGACGATCTCCTCTCCAAGGCTGTTGGCCTGCCCGTCCCTGTTACCGCGCATCGCCGACGGCTTCGGGCGCATCGATGCATTTCATGCCGATCAGGCATTGCGGGTTGTCGCGCGTCCTGCCGTAGGCCGGCCAGGCGACCTCCTGCCGGCTGCAGCCGCGTTGGTCGGTGACGAACCGCTGAAATGTCTGCGGGCCGGTGTTGGCCACGACCGCGCCGTGCTGTCGAACGAAAGCCTGCGCCTGGGCGCAGGTCATCGTGTAGACGCTGGGGCGGGCATAGGCCGAAGACGCGGCAAGAGTTGCCAGCACCATAACGGCCACGGCTGTTGTTGCTGATCGCATGGATCTCTTCCCTATACCTGTTTCGGGGTTCAACGACCGTTCGTGTCCCGAGGTCGGCCTGCACAGCGATAATCAATCCGGCACTGCGCATTGTCGCGGGTCGTTATATAGGCCGAAACCGGTCTCTGGCTCCGGTCGCAATACTTTCCGTCCGAAACGAACCTCTCATAGGTCATGGGGCCTGTGTTGGCCACCACGCTGCCCTGCCGCTGCACGAATGCCTGGGCCTGGGAACAGGACATGGTGTAGAGGCTCGGACGGGCTTCGGCGGCGACACTGCCCAGAACCAGGGCCGTGCCGGCGATCATTAGAGTGCGATGAAACAAAATCATGCTCAATTTCCCCTGACGGAATATACGGATAAGTCTCATCTAGGGCCGTTAAACAGGCTTTAAAGTGGGTCGGTTTGCCGCTGCGATCACAACTTCGCGCGCGCCTTCCGGCTTGCCAGATCACGCCGGTGATGTTTGAAGGGAATTCCGGTTTCAGGCCGGCTTCTGGGGAGGAACGGAATGACCACGGTCGACATGGAAGCGGAATACAACAACAGGGCGCGGGTTCCCGAGCATCCGGCGATCATCGAAGGCTGGCAGACGGACGCCGAAGCCTATCGCAAGGCACAGGAAAACGCCGTTCTCGACCAGCCCTATGGGCCGGCACCGCGCAACAGCTACGACCTGTTTCCGGCCTCCACCGAAGCAAAGCAGCCTCTTCTGGCCCTCTTCATCCACGGCGGTTACTGGCAGGCACTCGACAAAAGCGCTTTCTCCCACATGGCCCGGGGCCTGAATGCCAACGGTTTCGACGTGGCGATCGCCAATTACAGCCTGTGCCCGGCGGTCGCCGTTGCCGATATCATTGCGGAGATGCAGGACCTTGCGGCGCATCTTTACCAGACCTTCGGCAAAAAACTTCTTGTCTTGGGCCATTCCGCCGGTGGCCATCTGACCGCGGCGCTGATGGCGACGGACTGGGCCGACCGCGGCCTGCCGGCCGATCTCGTCGCCGCCGGCATGCCCATTTCCGGCCTGTTCGAGCTGGAACCGCTGGTGGAAACGAGCATCAACAAGGCGGTCGGAATGACGCCGGAAACAGCCCGGGAGGCCTCGCCGATCCTGTGGCCGAAGCCGAAAAAAGGGCATTTCCGTGCGGTCGTCGGCGGCAGGGAATCCGATGAATACCTGCGCCAGAGCCGCATGCTGGTCGACATCTGGACCGGGCCGGAACTGACCGGCACTCTGGACATACAGGACGGTGCCGACCACTTCACGGTGATCAACCCGCTCGCTGATCCGCAGAGCGAATTGGTCACAGCATTATGCGATCTCGCCCTTGCCGCAACGCCAGGGGTCGCCTAAGTCCGGATTTATTCTTTTCGTATTCGTCTCTACCCGATCAGGAGGTTCCCATGCGCCCGGAAGCGGCCCCAGCCATTCGTCTGGACGACTACACACCCGCGCCCTACCTGATCGACACTGTCGAGTTGAACTTCCGCCTTGCTCCCAAGGCAACCACGGTCACCGCGAAACTCTCGGTGCGCCGGCAGGAGGACACCGCGCCCGGAACGCCGCTGCTCCTGGACGGTGACGGTCTGGTGCTTGCCGGCCTGTCGCTTGACGGCTTTCCGCTGAGCGACGACGCCTATTCGGTCACACCAGACCGGCTGGAGATCAAGATCCCGCCGGAGGGCCCGTTCGAGCTGGAAATCCGCACCACCATCGACCCGGATGCCAATACGGAACTGATGGGGCTTTACCGCTCGTCCGGCACCTATTGCACCCAGTGCGAGGCCGAAGGCTTCCGCCGGATCACCTATTTCCTCGACCGGCCGGACGTTCTGGCCGTCTACACCACCCGGATCGAGGCGCGGAAGTCGGAAGCCCCGGTCCTGCTCGGCAACGGCAACCCGGTCGCGTCCGGTGATATCGAAGGCACCGATCGGCACTTTGCCGTCTGGCACGATCCCTTTCCCAAGCCGTCCTATCTGTTCGCTCTGGTCGCCGGCGATCTCGGCCATGTGGCCGACACGTTCACCACATGCTCGGGCAAAAAGGTCGATCTGAAGATCTATGTCGAACACGGCCGCGAACCCTGGTGCGGCTGGGCCATGGATTCGCTGAAACGCTCCATGAAATGGGACGAGGACACGTTCGGCTGCGAATACGATCTTAACGTGTTCAACATCGTCGCCGTTTCCGACTTCAACATGGGCGCGATGGAAAACAAGGGCCTCAACGTCTTCAACGACAAATATGTGCTGGCCGATCCGCAGACCGCGACCGATCAGGACTACGCCAATATCGAGGCCGTGATCGCCCACGAATACTTCCACAACTGGACCGGAAACCGCATCACCTGCCGCGACTGGTTCCAGCTGTGCCTGAAGGAAGGCCTGACCGTCTTCCGCGACCAGGAGTTTTCCTCCGACCAGCGCTCCCGGCCGGTGAAGCGCATTGCCGATGTGCGGCTGCTGAAATC contains these protein-coding regions:
- a CDS encoding alpha/beta hydrolase, with product MTTVDMEAEYNNRARVPEHPAIIEGWQTDAEAYRKAQENAVLDQPYGPAPRNSYDLFPASTEAKQPLLALFIHGGYWQALDKSAFSHMARGLNANGFDVAIANYSLCPAVAVADIIAEMQDLAAHLYQTFGKKLLVLGHSAGGHLTAALMATDWADRGLPADLVAAGMPISGLFELEPLVETSINKAVGMTPETAREASPILWPKPKKGHFRAVVGGRESDEYLRQSRMLVDIWTGPELTGTLDIQDGADHFTVINPLADPQSELVTALCDLALAATPGVA
- a CDS encoding acetyltransferase, producing MLTFRPSTDQDLPRVMEIWRRAVDATHHFLAPVDKSAIEAELMEFFPQVSLQLSVDAAGTPQGFMFLHDGHLEALFIDPDQHGKGIGKAFISRAIAAHPELTTDVNEQNPEALAFYEHVGFVRTGTSSHDGQGRPYPLIHLRHQLPM
- a CDS encoding class I SAM-dependent methyltransferase, which produces MSRLDSFIRRLTAQKALLEDVAGRLGDLEGPVLELGLGNGRTYDHLRECLPDREIFVFDRDLSCHPSCIPDGDHMIFGEIRDTLAFCGPRIGSQAALIHADIGSGDPTTDLATSSWLSPLVSIHTRAGGYVLSGLALDLKDFRELDLPEGIRPGRYHIYRKVD
- a CDS encoding CaiB/BaiF CoA-transferase family protein gives rise to the protein MAAPLHGVKVVEFARILAGPWIGQTLADLGADVIKVEAPQGDDTRAWGPPFVEGENGEQLDAAYFHACNRGKRSITVDFRTEEGQRIARKLVEGADILVENFKVGGLAKYGLDYDSLKKINPRLIYCSVTGFGQDGPYAHRAGYDFMIQGMGGIMDLTGDPDGEPQKVGVAFADIFTGLYGVIGIMAALRRRDETGKGEHVDMALLDSLTGVLANQALNYFVSGNSPKRLGNAHPNIVPYQVFAVSDGHMILAVGNDGQFKKLCAILGRPELGENPAYATNAARVANRAELVPVLEAEIAKFTRDAFLKALEEKGVPAGPINSVADVFTDPQIAHRHMKVDLPATGVKGGTIPSVRTPITFSDSELVLEHAAPALGEHTAEILREIGEGE